A stretch of DNA from Aliarcobacter thereius LMG 24486:
ATATGAGCTTCTCTTGAAACAATCCCTATCTCTTTTTCTTTTATATTTTTATAATTTATTTCATAATTATTAGATAAATTAAAATATCCTAATATAATATATGAAATAGCAATTACTATTACTACTGGTACAAATATCTTAGCCTTTAAATTCATTCTCTTCCCCTAGATTTTATTGATTTATTATAAAATAATTATATAAAAATACCCTTATCTTATTAAACTAATTTAATAAAACTATTAAAGTTTTATAATCTTTATCTATTGATATTTCTTTCAATCTTTATTCTAATATTATGCAGATCAAATATTATATCTTTAAAAAATCTTTCATCAGCTCTATTGTCTACTTTTTGTTTATTTTTTATTGATATATTTTCAAGCTTAAAAATAAGCTTTAGTAGATTTTTATATGCTTTATCTTTTTTCATAAATGTATACTTTTTTTGATTTATTTTATCCCCTAGGATAAAGACTTAAATATTCTATCTTATTAAAGTTTACTTTTTATTTAACCCATAGGATAATTTTTGCAAGATGTAGATTTTAGTAACAGTTCAAAAGAAGAGATAAATAAATTTTATAAAATAATTTCAAATAATATAAAAAAGTGTAGATTAAAAAAAGGCTTATCTCAAGAGAAGGTAGCTCTTGATATAGGAATAAAATCAATAGCATTTTACTCTAATTGTGAAAATAATAGATATAACAAAAAATTTAATTTGGAACATATTTATAAGATTTCAAAAACTTTAGATATAAAAATAGAAGAGTTGTTTAAAGTATAATTCTATATGTTTAAGAATTTACCCTCTTCTTTATTTTTTATAAGATTTTTGTAGTTTTTTACACTTCCATGCATTGAAATATAAATATCATTTTTAATATTTGAATTTAAAAATCCAACTGCTTGTGAGAAATTTAGAGTAGCTTCTACTTTATTTATAGAAATAGGAAGCATAGCTCCTGTTAAAACTATATTTTTATTTTTTATTTTTTCATCTAAATATTTTGCAGTTAAGTTCATAGTATCTGTACCATGAACAATAATAATATTTTGATTTTTACAATTTTGTATAGTTTTTGTGATAAGTTCTCTATCATTTTCATTCATTTCTAAACTATCTTTTGAAATTATACTTATAACTTCAAACTCTGTATTATATGAATAATTTATAATTTCTTGAAGTGCCAAAGCATCTTTTGGTACTTCAAGTTCTCCAGTTATAGGATTGTACCTTTTATTAAAAGTACCTCCTGTATTTATAACTGTTATTTTAAATTTTGTCATAGTTATGAACCATGTTTTTTGGTTGTAATAGTTCATCTAGCTCTTTTTCTGTGAAAAGTTTTTGCTCTAATAAAATATCATAAACTCTTTTTCCAGTTTTTAAAGCCTCTTTTGCAACAGCTGAACTTCTTTCATATCCTAAAATTGGATTTAAAGAAGTTACTAAAGTTGCAGAATTTAAAACATTATTCATACAAACTTCAGGATTTGCTGTAATTCCTTTAATACATTTTTCAGCTAAACTTTCAAACGCTCTTCTCATCATATTTATAGAGATAAATAGTTTATATGCAATAATTGGTTCAAATACATTTAATTGTAATTGTCCATGCTCACTTGCCATTGAAATTGTAACATCTGCTCCAATTACATCAAAAGCAACTTGATTTACAACTTCTGGCATTACTGGATTTACTTTTCCAGGCATTATAGAACTTCCTGGTTGCATTGGAGGAAGATTAATCTCATTTAATCCAGCTCTTGGTCCTGAACTAAGAAGTCTTAAATCATTACAAATCTTTGATACTTTTATAGCAATAGATTTAAATCTACCAGATATTTGTACAAAAGTACTTGTATCTTGTGTAGCTTCAATCATATCTCTAGCCATAAAATAATCTGTTTTTGTAACATCTTGAAGATGTTTTATTACAAGCTCTTGATACTCTGGTTTTGTGTTAATTCCTGTTCCAATAGCAGTTGCTCCTAAGTTTACCTCTTTTAAAGTATCTTGAGCTTTTGCAAGTCTATTTATATCATCATCAATCATTGTTGCATAAGTTTTAAATTCTTGTCCTAAAGTCATAGGAACAGCATCTTGAAGTTGTGTTCTTCCCATTTTTAAAATATCTTTAAACTCTTTTGCTTTATCATAAAATGAATCTCTTAAAATTTGTAAACTATCTTGAAGTTTGAAAATTAGCTCATATAATGTAATTTTAATAGCAGTTGGATAAGCATCATTTGTTGATTGACTCATATTTACATGGTTATTTGGGTGAATAATTTCATAAGAACCTTTTTTCTCACCTAAAATTTCTAAAGCAATATTTGCTATTACTTCATTTGCATTCATATTTGTAGAAGTTCCTGCTCCACCTTGAATTGGATCTACTATAAATTGTTCATGAAACTCTCCAGCAATAATTTTATCACAAGCACCAACAATAGCATTTTTTTGAGTTTGCGTTAAATCACCTAATTCAAAATTTGTTAAAGCACAAGCTTTTTTTACTTTTGCTAAAGATATTATAAAGTTTGGGAATAAGTTTATACCAATTGTAGTTATATTAAAATTCTCTTTAGCTCTTAAAGTCTGAATTCCATAATATTTATCATTTTCGATCTCTTTTTGACCTAAGAAATCTCTTTCAATTCTGTGTAGAGTATCCATATAAATCCTTTAAAAAATTTATGGAATTATAGAACATTCCTACACAAAAGAGTATTAAGCTATTTTTTTATAAGTTCATCAATAATTTTTACTAAATAGTCACTAGAAATCTTTGCACTACTATGTAAAAATTCATCAAAATCAAAGTTTGCTTCACCATTTGCACTATCGCTTATTGCTCTTAAAATAAAAAATGGTACATTTAAAGCATCACAAACAACCGCAACACTTCCACCTTCCATCTCTAAAGCATCAGCTTTAAAAGTCTTTTCTATAAATTCTTTTCTCTCATTTGAATGTACAAATTGATCACCAGTTGCAATAATTCCTTCTATTACTTTTAAATTATTATTTTGTGCAACTTTTTTTGCAAGTTCTAAAAGTTCTTTTGAACTATCTACAAGAACCTTTCCCCCTGGAACATATCCATTTGGATGTCCAAAAGCAGTAATATCTAAATCATGTTGGCAAAGTTGTGTTGCTATAACCATATCACCTATGTTTAAATTAGGATTTACAGCTCCAGCAACTCCTGAAAAAAGTAAAGTATCACAAGAAAATTTTTGAATCATTGTACTTGCAGTTAAAGAAGAAAAAACTTTTCCTATTTTTGAATGAGCTATTACAATATCAAGTCCTTTATATCTTGTTTCATAATACTTATTATCAGCATATTCAACTACTTTATATTCTTTAAAAAACTCTAAAAGTGGATCTATCTCTTCTTGCATAGCTCCCATAATAGCCAATTTAGTCATTTAAAGCCTTGATTGTTTCATTTAATGTTTTCATATCTGACACATTTAAAGTTGCTACATCAGTAATTTTTCTATTTAAACCTTTTAAAACTGTACCTTGTCCAAATTCTATAAAACAATCAACTTTTTCAGCAAAAGCCTTAACAGATTGCTTATATTTTACAGGACTTACAAGTTGTGAAGATAAAAGTTCTATTGCTTCATCTTTTGTTGAATATATATTTGCACTAACATTTGAAATAACATTTAAAAACTCATCTTTTAAATATTCCATTAAGTATGGTTTTAAATTCTCAACAGCACTTTCTAATAACTCACAGTGAGATGCAACACTCATATCAAGTACCAAGGCTCTTTTTGCACCAGCACTTTTAAAAGTATCTACAAGGCTTTCTAAATCAGATTTTATTCCTGCAAGAACTAATTGTCCATCAAGATTATAGTTTGCTGGCCAAACTTGTTTTCCTAAAGCTCTTTGTTCTGTACAAATTGTTTCAACTTTTTCATCATCAATTCCAACAAGAGCCATCATTCCAGCATTTCCACCTTCACAAGCTTCACTCATAAAAATTCCTCTTTTATTTACAAGTTCAATAGCATCTAAATAATCTATTGCTCCTGCTGCTACAAGTGCTGAAAATTCACCTAAAGAATGTCCCATTACAAATTCTGGTTTTATATTACATTTCTCTTTAAAAACTGCAAGTGCAATACAGCTTACTAATAATATAGCTGGTTGCGTAAACTCTGTTTTTCCTAAATTATCATTCTCTTCAAAAAGTAATTTAGAAAAATCAATATTTAATCTTTCACTTGCCTTTTCTATCATCTCTTTTGCAATATCACTATTATCAAAAAAATCTCTTCCCATTCCAAGGCTTTGGCTTCCTTGCCCTGGGAATATAAAAGCTACTTTTTTCATTTTTAACCTTTTTTATAAAATAGATTTTAAAATCACTTTTTAAAGTTTCTTAAAACCCTAAAAAATAATTTTGCCCAAATACACTTAAGTATCTGAGCAAAAGTTTATATTTTTGAATTATTGAATTAGTTACAACCACATCCACCTGAACCACATCCACCACCGTGGCTATGTCCATGATCTTCTTCTTCACTTGAGCATCCACAACCACCGTGTCCACCACCTGTTCCACATCCACCTTGTGATTGAGATCCACCACCACAACATCCACCTGCCATTGCAGCCATTCCACCTACAACACCAGTTTGTACTTCTTCTTCTGTTGCATCTCTTAAACTTAATATAGCAACACTAAACATTAAAGTTCTACCAGCCATTGGATGATTATAATCAATTGTTACTTCTGAATCTGTAAATGATTTAACTACAACTTGAATTGTTTCTCCATGTTCACCTTGCCCATAAAGACTCATTCCTTCATTTAATTCAATTCCAGCAAACTGCTCTTTTGGTAAAGTTTGTACAGCTTCTGCATTATACTCACCATATCCATCTTTTGGCTCAACTAAAACATCCGCTTCTTCATTTGCTGACATTTTTACAAGTTTATCTTCTAATCCTTGAATTATTTGACCTTTTCCTGAAACAAATTCTAAAGGAGCTTGTCCCACATTTGTATCTAATTGTTCACCAGTTTTTGCATCTTTTAGAGTATACTCTATTCCTATTACTTTATTTGACATAAAATATTCCTTTTATAATTTATTTAAATTTGTTTTTGCTTCTTTTGCTTCATTACTTTTTGGATAATGTTCAATCAAAGTTTTATAAAAACTCTTTGCATTTTCATTATCTTTCAATCTCTCAAATGAAATTCCACAATTTAATAGAAGCGTTGGCATATAACTTGCCTTATCATACAATATTGCAGATTTCTTATAATATGAAATTGCATCTTCATATTTCTTTCTCTTAAACCACATCTCACCTAAATGAAAATTACTCTCAGCTGGTTTATAATTTACCTCAACTAATTTTTCAAATTTAGGGATAGCGAAAGTATACATTTTTTCACTAAAATCTTTCTTAGCTTCAGCCATTAAATTTGCTTTTTCTTCAGCAGTTTTTGGTTCTTTTAGATCATTTTTCTGTGCATTTTTTGGACTAACAGCAGTATTTAAACCCAAAGCTTTTTTTAATGCTTCAAATTCTTCTCTTGTAACAAATTGTTGCATATTGTTCTTAAATTCATTAGAAGATACATATTCAGAGTTTATTTTATTTATAAGCTCTGTTATCTTTTTTATATGTTCATTTAAAACTTCTATCTCTTTTTTATTTTCATTCACCAAGATAGTTGTATTATTTAATTTTTGAGAATCACCTTCATAAACAGAATTTAATCCTTCCATTCTATTAGAAAGAGTTTCTACAAGGGTATTTAATTCTTCTACTTTTGAAGATAATTCACTAATATTTGATTGATTTTTTAATATATGTTTTTCTGTATTTGTAAGACCATAAGTGCTTTCTTTTGTCGCTTCATAGACCGAAACCTCTTTGGTTACGGCTATTGAAGCTATTACAAGTAGTAATAATAATTTCTTCATATTTGAATTATTTTGCTAATTCTTGCTCAACTCTTCTGTTTTTTGAATAACAAGATTCTGTTGCTTCTGTACAAACTGGATTGCTTTCACCTAATGATTTAATAGTAATATTTGCTTTAACACCATTACTTACTAAAATATTTTTAACAGCATTTGCTCTTTTTAAACCTAAAGCATAGTTATATTCATCACTTCCTCTTTCATCAGCATTCCCGTATACTACGATTGTTTCTGATTTAACTTTTGCAAGTTTAGAAGCATTTGAAACTGCTTTATCTTTGTTTGCATTTGATAAAGTAAATTTATCATAATCAAAATATACATGCTCGATAAATGTTCTTTCACCGTTAATATTATAATAGTTTCCACCATCAGCTTTTTCCAATAAAGCACCTTCTGCTGCTTGATTGTTTACTGATTTTGAAGAAGCATTACTATCTTCAGAACTTACTGTATTATCTGCATCTACTTCTTTGTTTGCACAACCTGCTGTAAATAATAATCCTGCTACTAATAACGAATATAGACCTAGTTTTTTCATTGTCTTTCCTTAAAAATAAATTTAGCCACCATACTACAAGAAAAAAACTTAATCTATCTTTATTTTACCAATCAATAGATTGTATCTTTTTCCCTTTTAATGGAAATAAATATGTTTTATCAAGATTCAATCTTATTATTCCTAAATCGCTTGAATTGTTTACTGTTTTTAAAAAAAGAAGACTTTCACCATCACTTGAGAATTTAGCAAACTGATTAACACCATAAGAAGTTAATCTTTTTAAATCATTAGATTTAGTTGATGCAAGATATAAATTAAAGCTTTTTGAGAATGAATTATCGCTATCTCTACTACTGAAAACTATCTTATCTTTGAATGTTGTAACTGATGAGTTATTACTGCTATGAAATACAAATCTTTCAACTGCACTTTTTCCAATCTCTTGTACAAAAACATTTGGTCTTCCTAATCTATCAGAAATAAAAGCTATTTTTGTATCATTATCTACAAATTGTCCACCCACATCAATTTCACCATGATATGTAACTTGTTTTTTTGTTTTAGTTTTTAAATCAAATAGAAATATATCTGCTTGACCTTCAGGAGCAGCTGTAACTAAAATTTTATCTTCATTTTGGTTTACATCTGAACATACTACCATTCCATCTGAATCCATAATAATCTCTTTTTTACCACTATATATATTTAGTTTCATCAAAGTTGGTTTTTTATAATTATATGTTGTATAAAAGATTGAATCTTGTTTCTTATTTGCCCACTTAGGAAATATATTTAATCCTCCACCTACAATCTTCTTTGTATATGCTAAAGTATAATCTCCTATCATGATATTTGCTCTATTTGCTCCATCATATGTTGAAAATAAAACATACCTTTCCATCCAATCTATACTTGGTGCTTTTATATGATTGTTTATATTTATAGCTGTTTTATGAGCTAAGAAAATATATCTATCTTCTGTTGGAGTTGTATAATTTTTTTCAAGAATCATAAGTTTTTTATTTATATCAAATAGTTTTGTCATTAATGTATAAGAACCATTTTGTTCTTTATTTGCAGTAATATTAAGATATAAATCAATTTTTGAATTTGTTAAAGTTAAATAATTTGGTGAACTTGAGTATGAACTTTCACTAATAAAATCTGAAACTTCAAAATTACCACTAATATTTAAATCATCAACTATCGTTTTTCTTATTTTACTTAAAATTAGTCTTTCATTACTTTGTATATCCATAGAAACAACTATTTTTGGTTTGTTTGCACCTTGTTTTACAATTTCTAGTTTTGCATCAAATGCAAAAACAATATTAATACTTATTAATAAAATTAAAAAAAATCTAATCATTTTTATCCTTTTGTTTGAATTCAACTTCTATTCTTATAATATTTTTCTTTGGTATTGGATATTTTATAGTAAGCTGTTTTTTTAAAAAATCATCTAATGCTATATCAAAAAGTTCATTACCACTTTTTCTTGAAACAGTGTATGAGAATTTTCCTAAAGAATCAATAGAAACTACCACTAAAGATTTTAACTCTTTGTTTCCACTAATTGGTACCCATTTTGATAACAGTGAATTTACTTCTTTTAAATATTCATCATCTGAATTATTATTCTCACTATTACTTAAGCTAGTTGTTGTTTTATTATTTTCAAAAACTCTATCAAAAGATATACTTTCTCTTTGTTCTTTTTCAAATTTACTTTTAAATCTTTTTGGATCTATCGATTTATTAATATTTTTTATATCTTCTTCGCTTAGCTCTTGACTACTCTCTTTGAAGTTAGCAAAAAGAGATTTTACATCAACTTTTTTATTTGAATTTGAAGCTTCTTTAATCTCTTCTTTTATCTGTTCTTCAACTTTTTTCTCAATCTTTACAATTTTTTCTTCTTTTGGTTTAATACTTTCTTTTTCTTTTGATTTATCTTCAAATACTTGAAGTTCTATCTCAAATGAATCATCTTTAAAGCTATAAAGTTTTGCTTGTGGAGAGATAACATAAAAAGAGAATAAAAATAGAAGTATAAAATATGTAAAAAAGGCAATTATTCCAGATAAATAAAAATTATTACTATTTTTCATATTATCCATCTGTTAAAAGTGAAACTTTTGTAAATCCTGCCTCTTTTACAGATTTTAAAACAAATATCACATCATTATATTTAAGATTTTTATCAGCTCTTATTGTTACCGAACTTTTTTGATCTTTATCTTTTGAGTATAATATAAAATCATCAGCAAATGTTTTTATATCAAAACTTTTTTTATTTATACTTACTTTTCTATCTTTAGATATTGTAATAGATATATTTGCAATAGTTTGTACTTGTTTTGTAGCACTTCCTTTTGGAAGATTTATAGGTTCTTCAAACTCTATTACAGGTGCTGTTACCATTAATATAGCTAGAAGAACCAACATAATATCAACTAATGGAGTAATATTTAAATCTGGTTTTTGGTTGTAATCAAACAAAAAATTAACCTTTTGCTATTAAAATTTCGCTTTGTGCTTTTAAGTAAACATTTAACTCATAAACTTTTCTTGAGATTATTTGATGAAATGTATAAGCAAAAATAGCTACAAAAATACCAGCTGCTGTTGCAACAAGAGCTTCACTAATAGCAGGAGCAATTACAGAGAATGCAACTTTTGACTCATTTGCAAATTTTGCAAAAGATTCTAATATTCCAACAACTGTTCCAAACAATCCTATAAATGGTGAAGTTGAAGATATAATAGCTAGCCAAGATAAGCCAACACTTGCAT
This window harbors:
- a CDS encoding helix-turn-helix transcriptional regulator — encoded protein: MQDVDFSNSSKEEINKFYKIISNNIKKCRLKKGLSQEKVALDIGIKSIAFYSNCENNRYNKKFNLEHIYKISKTLDIKIEELFKV
- a CDS encoding asparaginase domain-containing protein, whose product is MNYYNQKTWFITMTKFKITVINTGGTFNKRYNPITGELEVPKDALALQEIINYSYNTEFEVISIISKDSLEMNENDRELITKTIQNCKNQNIIIVHGTDTMNLTAKYLDEKIKNKNIVLTGAMLPISINKVEATLNFSQAVGFLNSNIKNDIYISMHGSVKNYKNLIKNKEEGKFLNI
- the aspA gene encoding aspartate ammonia-lyase codes for the protein MDTLHRIERDFLGQKEIENDKYYGIQTLRAKENFNITTIGINLFPNFIISLAKVKKACALTNFELGDLTQTQKNAIVGACDKIIAGEFHEQFIVDPIQGGAGTSTNMNANEVIANIALEILGEKKGSYEIIHPNNHVNMSQSTNDAYPTAIKITLYELIFKLQDSLQILRDSFYDKAKEFKDILKMGRTQLQDAVPMTLGQEFKTYATMIDDDINRLAKAQDTLKEVNLGATAIGTGINTKPEYQELVIKHLQDVTKTDYFMARDMIEATQDTSTFVQISGRFKSIAIKVSKICNDLRLLSSGPRAGLNEINLPPMQPGSSIMPGKVNPVMPEVVNQVAFDVIGADVTISMASEHGQLQLNVFEPIIAYKLFISINMMRRAFESLAEKCIKGITANPEVCMNNVLNSATLVTSLNPILGYERSSAVAKEALKTGKRVYDILLEQKLFTEKELDELLQPKNMVHNYDKI
- a CDS encoding 5'-methylthioadenosine/adenosylhomocysteine nucleosidase; the protein is MTKLAIMGAMQEEIDPLLEFFKEYKVVEYADNKYYETRYKGLDIVIAHSKIGKVFSSLTASTMIQKFSCDTLLFSGVAGAVNPNLNIGDMVIATQLCQHDLDITAFGHPNGYVPGGKVLVDSSKELLELAKKVAQNNNLKVIEGIIATGDQFVHSNERKEFIEKTFKADALEMEGGSVAVVCDALNVPFFILRAISDSANGEANFDFDEFLHSSAKISSDYLVKIIDELIKK
- the fabD gene encoding ACP S-malonyltransferase, with the translated sequence MKKVAFIFPGQGSQSLGMGRDFFDNSDIAKEMIEKASERLNIDFSKLLFEENDNLGKTEFTQPAILLVSCIALAVFKEKCNIKPEFVMGHSLGEFSALVAAGAIDYLDAIELVNKRGIFMSEACEGGNAGMMALVGIDDEKVETICTEQRALGKQVWPANYNLDGQLVLAGIKSDLESLVDTFKSAGAKRALVLDMSVASHCELLESAVENLKPYLMEYLKDEFLNVISNVSANIYSTKDEAIELLSSQLVSPVKYKQSVKAFAEKVDCFIEFGQGTVLKGLNRKITDVATLNVSDMKTLNETIKALND
- a CDS encoding FKBP-type peptidyl-prolyl cis-trans isomerase, with protein sequence MSNKVIGIEYTLKDAKTGEQLDTNVGQAPLEFVSGKGQIIQGLEDKLVKMSANEEADVLVEPKDGYGEYNAEAVQTLPKEQFAGIELNEGMSLYGQGEHGETIQVVVKSFTDSEVTIDYNHPMAGRTLMFSVAILSLRDATEEEVQTGVVGGMAAMAGGCCGGGSQSQGGCGTGGGHGGCGCSSEEEDHGHSHGGGCGSGGCGCN
- a CDS encoding tetratricopeptide repeat protein, coding for MKKLLLLLVIASIAVTKEVSVYEATKESTYGLTNTEKHILKNQSNISELSSKVEELNTLVETLSNRMEGLNSVYEGDSQKLNNTTILVNENKKEIEVLNEHIKKITELINKINSEYVSSNEFKNNMQQFVTREEFEALKKALGLNTAVSPKNAQKNDLKEPKTAEEKANLMAEAKKDFSEKMYTFAIPKFEKLVEVNYKPAESNFHLGEMWFKRKKYEDAISYYKKSAILYDKASYMPTLLLNCGISFERLKDNENAKSFYKTLIEHYPKSNEAKEAKTNLNKL
- a CDS encoding OmpA family protein; the protein is MKKLGLYSLLVAGLLFTAGCANKEVDADNTVSSEDSNASSKSVNNQAAEGALLEKADGGNYYNINGERTFIEHVYFDYDKFTLSNANKDKAVSNASKLAKVKSETIVVYGNADERGSDEYNYALGLKRANAVKNILVSNGVKANITIKSLGESNPVCTEATESCYSKNRRVEQELAK
- the tolB gene encoding Tol-Pal system protein TolB, whose product is MIRFFLILLISINIVFAFDAKLEIVKQGANKPKIVVSMDIQSNERLILSKIRKTIVDDLNISGNFEVSDFISESSYSSSPNYLTLTNSKIDLYLNITANKEQNGSYTLMTKLFDINKKLMILEKNYTTPTEDRYIFLAHKTAININNHIKAPSIDWMERYVLFSTYDGANRANIMIGDYTLAYTKKIVGGGLNIFPKWANKKQDSIFYTTYNYKKPTLMKLNIYSGKKEIIMDSDGMVVCSDVNQNEDKILVTAAPEGQADIFLFDLKTKTKKQVTYHGEIDVGGQFVDNDTKIAFISDRLGRPNVFVQEIGKSAVERFVFHSSNNSSVTTFKDKIVFSSRDSDNSFSKSFNLYLASTKSNDLKRLTSYGVNQFAKFSSDGESLLFLKTVNNSSDLGIIRLNLDKTYLFPLKGKKIQSIDW
- a CDS encoding TonB C-terminal domain-containing protein, with amino-acid sequence MKNSNNFYLSGIIAFFTYFILLFLFSFYVISPQAKLYSFKDDSFEIELQVFEDKSKEKESIKPKEEKIVKIEKKVEEQIKEEIKEASNSNKKVDVKSLFANFKESSQELSEEDIKNINKSIDPKRFKSKFEKEQRESISFDRVFENNKTTTSLSNSENNNSDDEYLKEVNSLLSKWVPISGNKELKSLVVVSIDSLGKFSYTVSRKSGNELFDIALDDFLKKQLTIKYPIPKKNIIRIEVEFKQKDKND
- a CDS encoding biopolymer transporter ExbD; amino-acid sequence: MFDYNQKPDLNITPLVDIMLVLLAILMVTAPVIEFEEPINLPKGSATKQVQTIANISITISKDRKVSINKKSFDIKTFADDFILYSKDKDQKSSVTIRADKNLKYNDVIFVLKSVKEAGFTKVSLLTDG
- a CDS encoding MotA/TolQ/ExbB proton channel family protein; this translates as MSIYLIIVFWIFLYRFNTLKRVIENEKRVLDGLTSGQNRFTSLSLLNQCSGGNNIKEILHACEINTIKDASVGLSWLAIISSTSPFIGLFGTVVGILESFAKFANESKVAFSVIAPAISEALVATAAGIFVAIFAYTFHQIISRKVYELNVYLKAQSEILIAKG